One part of the Rutidosis leptorrhynchoides isolate AG116_Rl617_1_P2 chromosome 1, CSIRO_AGI_Rlap_v1, whole genome shotgun sequence genome encodes these proteins:
- the LOC139896063 gene encoding uncharacterized protein, with translation MTAISSRRDGKRNADLINEEVTGISFPAIRLHNTSCTPIKVQGYLPEFGYRIRRLHMDTGSCMVIMYEQCFRQLPAVVKKGIRPSTMALSGFSGESAWPIGTLDLKLELRDDNDKYKTRNKDVEYGVTLAHSRYDAILGRISLQRFGVIPSTVHGLVKFSTKQGIATLELNPLEAPCASVTVKDEEKSSGEALAGCCLVINPTYPNQKVKIGVELTKETKAKLHNILMTNLDVFCGRDADMTGYHQIPKELYDEEKKAFHTDHGIYYYTKMPFGIKNAGATYHRMIDTTFTKQIGHNLEAVNMKLKPSKCCFGEEEGSFLGDVITTRGIKANPKKIEAIECMPSPKTKKQVQSLNGKLAAPTRILSRAAERSLPFFSTLKNCTKKSDFKWTEEAVSSVLIAEREGVQMPIYFVSKALTRSELIYRLI, from the exons ATGACCGCTATATCTTCGCGCAGAGATGGAAAGCGCAACGCTGACCTGATAAATGAAGAGGTTACAGGAATCTCTTTTCCTGCTATTCGGTTGCATAACACTTCATGCACACCTATCAAGGTTCAGGGGTACTTGCCTGAATTCGGATACAGGATAAGGCGTTTGCATATGGACACCGGTAGCTGCATGGTCATAATGTATGAGCAATGTTTCAGACAGTTGCCAGCCGTCGTCAAGAAGGGCATCAGACCTTCAACTATGGCACTCTCTGGGTTCTCAGGGGAATCGGCATGGCCCATAGGCACCCTAGATCTGAAATTAGAATTGAGGGATGACAATGATAAGTATAAGACGCGCAATAAAGATGTGGAGTACGGTGTAACGCTCGCACATTCTAGATACGATGCCATACTAGGCCGAATATCCCTTCAAAGATTTGGAGTGATACCATCAACGGTTCATGGATTAGTAAAATTCTCGACGAAGCAAGGAATTGCTACTCTAGAATTAAATCCACTCGAGGCACCGTGTGCTTCAGTCACGGTAAAAGACGAAGAGAAATCGTCCGGCGAGGCATTGGCAGGATGTTGCCTCGTAATAAACCCCACTTACCCGAATCAGAAAGTAAAAATAGGGGTCGAGTTGACAAAAGAGACAAAAGCCAAGTTGCACAACATTCTTATGACCAACTTAGACGTATTCTGCGGGCGTGACGCAGATATGACAG GGTACCACCAAATCCCCAAAGAGTTGTACGATGAGGAGAAGAAAGCATTTCATACAGACCATGGCATATACTATTACACCAAAATGCCATTCGGAATCAAAAATGCTGGTGCTACTTACCATCGCATGATCGATACTACTTTCACAAAGCAGATCGGTCACAACCTGGAGGC TgtcaacatgaagcttaaaccATCAAAGTGctgttttggggaagaagaagggtcATTTTTGGGGGACGTGATTACCACCAGAGGTATCAAAGCTAACccaaaaaagattgaagccattgagtgCATGCCTTCCCCAAAAACTAAAAAACAGGTTCAAAGCCTCAATGGAAAACTTGCCGCGCCGACTAGAATTTTATCAAGAGCCGCTGAAAGGTCTCTCCCATTCTTCAGTACGCTCAAGAACTGTACGAAGAAGTCTGACTTTAAATGGACAGAAGAAGCCGTCAGCTCGGTCCTAATTGCCGAAAGAGAGGGGGTGCAGATgcccatatattttgttagcaaagcgcTGACCAGAAGTGAACTCATCTATCGTCTAATTTAA